One stretch of Sebastes umbrosus isolate fSebUmb1 chromosome 5, fSebUmb1.pri, whole genome shotgun sequence DNA includes these proteins:
- the LOC119488482 gene encoding complement factor H-like — MTLGTPIRLQLGTNTERERQSSTTELASVRVLFVTAQLLVKMRLSFILLFLQLWGSVKVSLSQNAQQCPVILVGDNVQVIGDPEEATYGNVVRFSCKSNTEILSGSPEMSCDENGEWSGQPPKCNAIKCTVPMIENGEVPGDIQEYHEHDVLHFSCNPGYKRVEARLSKCTKRGLRAEWSPTPLCESVITCRLTQPPQGGTRYEPTSRSVFSHGDTVRVICGEKHWIVNQQDTSAVTTCKADGQWTIEPVCSEVRCSNRRPQFVHYWNVRSWERITLDETKTYNCRRGYKRTGGVERATCSRDGWKPDPLCQEITCKTQYYENSDIDGIDQQEYRYNARVEYVCNAGYEGRFTLTCGETGWIGSPGCTRIQCKKLHIDNAQINHNEKETYMYDENAQYACKNNSEIVFTITCGQSGWTGIQNCSDPAQQCPVILVGDNVQVIGDPEEATYGNVVRFSCKSNTEILSGSPEMSCDENGEWSGQPPKCDAIKCTVPMIENGEVPGDIQEYHEHDVLHFSCNPGYKRVEARLSKCTKRGLRAEWSPTPLCESVITCRLTQPPQGGTRYEPTSRSVFSHGDTVRVICGEKHWIVNQQDTSAVTTCKADGQWTIEPVCSEVRCSNQRPQFVYYWNVRLWDRITLGETKRYWCRRGYKRTGGADRATCSRDGWKPDPLCQAITCKTQYYQNSDIDGIDEQEYRVDARVEYVCRAGFEGRFTLTCRETGWTGDPRCTRIPCKKLHINNAQILRNEKETYSYNENAQYACKNNGERVFTITCGQSGWTGIQNCSGKNRKVQQITDMPA; from the exons ATGACCCTCGGTACTCCCATAAGACTGCAACTGgggacaaacacagaaagagagagacagagttcgACAACGGAGTTAGCCTCAGTTAGAGTCTTGTTTGTCACCGCACAGCTGCTCGTCAAAATGCGATTGTCTTTTATCCTTTTGTTTCTCCAACTGTGGGGAAGCGTGAAAGTTTCTTTATCACAGAATG CCCAACAGTGCCCAGTGATTCTTGTGGGCGATAATGTCCAGGTGATTGGGGACCCAGAGGAAGCAACCTATGGCAATGTAGTTCGATTCAGCTGCAAGTCCAACACTGAAATCCTGTCTGGGTCACCAGAGATGTCCTGTGATGAAAATGGAGAGTGGAGTGGCCAACCTCCAAAGTGCAACG cgATCAAATGTACAGTACCCATGATTGAAAATGGTGAGGTGCCTGGAGATATCCAAGAGTACCACGAACATGATGTCCTGCACTTTAGCTGTAATCCTGGATACAAACGCGTTGAAGCCAGACTTTCAAAATGCACAAAACGAGGACTAAGAGCAGAGTGGAGCCCCACACCTTTGTGTGAAT CAGTAATAACATGTAGACTGACACAGCCGCCACAGGGAGGAACCAGGTATGAACCTACTTCCAGAAGTGTGTTTTCACATGGTGACACAGTGAGAGTCATTTGTGGAGAGAAGCACTGGATCGTTAACCAACAAGACACCTCAGCAGTAACTACATGCAAAGCGGACGGACAGTGGACTATCGAACCAGTATGCTCAG AGGTTAGGTGCAGCAATCGAAGACCTCAATTTGTGCATTACTGGAATGTCCGTTCGTGGGAGCGAATAACATTGGATGAGACTAAAACATATAACTGTAGAAGAGGCTACAAGAGGACAGGTGGTGTCGAGCGGGCCACATGCTCCAGAGATGGATGGAAACCAGATCCACTTTGTCAAG agataACATGCAAGActcaatattacgagaattcaGACATTGATGGAATTGATCAGCAGGAATACAGGTACAATGCCAGGGTCGAGTACGTCTGCAACGCTGGTTATGAGGGCCGTTTTACTCTAACCTGTGGGGAAACAGGTTGGATTGGGTCTCCAGGATGTACAA GGATACAGTGTAAAAAACTGCACATCGACAATGCACAAATTAACCACAATGAAAAGGAAACTTACATGTACGATGAGAACGCCCAATATGCATGCAAGAACAACAGTGAAATAGTTTTCACTATTACCTGTGGGCAAAGTGGCTGGACTGGGATTCAGAACTGTTCAG atccaGCCCAACAGTGCCCAGTGATTCTTGTGGGCGATAATGTCCAGGTGATTGGGGACCCAGAGGAAGCAACCTATGGCAATGTAGTTCGATTCAGCTGCAAGTCCAACACTGAAATCCTGTCTGGGTCACCAGAGATGTCCTGTGATGAAAATGGAGAGTGGAGTGGCCAACCTCCAAAGTGCGACG cgATCAAATGTACAGTACCCATGATTGAAAATGGTGAGGTGCCTGGAGATATCCAAGAGTACCACGAACATGATGTCCTGCACTTTAGCTGTAATCCTGGATACAAACGCGTTGAAGCCAGACTTTCAAAATGCACAAAACGAGGACTAAGAGCAGAGTGGAGCCCCACACCTTTGTGTGAAT CAGTAATAACATGTAGACTGACACAGCCGCCACAGGGAGGAACCAGGTATGAACCTACTTCCAGAAGTGTGTTTTCACATGGTGACACAGTGAGAGTCATTTGTGGAGAGAAGCACTGGATCGTTAACCAACAAGACACCTCAGCAGTAACTACATGCAAAGCGGACGGACAGTGGACTATCGAACCAGTATGCTCAG AGGTTAGGTGCAGCAATCAAAGACCTCAATTTGTGTATTACTGGAATGTCCGTTTGTGGGACCGAATAACATTGGGTGAGACTAAAAGATATTGGTGTAGAAGAGGCTACAAGAGGACAGGTGGTGCTGACCGGGCCACATGCTCCAGAGATGGATGGAAACCAGATCCACTTTGTCAAG cgATAACATGCAAGACTCAATATTACCAGAATTCAGACATTGATGGAATTGATGAGCAGGAATACAGAGTCGATGCCAGGGTCGAGTACGTCTGCAGGGCTGGTTTTGAGGGCCGTTTTACTCTAACCTGTCGGGAAACAGGTTGGACTGGGGATCCACGATGTACAA GGATACCATGTAAAAAACTGCACATCAACAATGCACAAATTCTCCGCAATGAAAAGGAAACTTACAGCTACAATGAGAATGCCCAATATGCATGCAAGAACAACGGTGAAAGAGTTTTCACCATTACCTGTGGGCAAAGTGGCTGGACTGGGATTCAGAACTGTTCAGGTAAGAACAGAAAAGTACAACAAATA ACAGACATGCCTGCTTAA